In the genome of Pseudorca crassidens isolate mPseCra1 chromosome 12, mPseCra1.hap1, whole genome shotgun sequence, one region contains:
- the KIAA1671 gene encoding uncharacterized protein KIAA1671 homolog isoform X3 gives MVTRVEVGSISSLTGVPGLGELSKEEALTRTYFRQAGSASGAPSALLLEGKSPLRSPVRLLPLPRLTPKPFSKEKAGDVVSSWPSLSRPSPTGGLPRGVAAEGLDEKMPGLVGQEAGSGDGPSSSSLFSKAAVLRPNPSTMILFETTKAGPTLGKGVGRGAPEADAGVSQGSPSASRPEVATKPALPARKPAGTLPRPASVSQVTRPAATQEETGLKEPLSKASSVEDAGSPALEPRPRLKRRPVSAIFIESIQPQKPAGPGGAAVVGKAPPTPPEKTWVRRPRPLSVDLTARFESREALARKVEAIAGSTAQWRGPERPDLDPKVDGERLVKAEAPLHDPDSDFLQVARKIQERKERLLCKQAEMGHLRTMGGSARVTPISDQNLGEEKAKLDGEPEKAPRAPQSPSPRPGKGQEIAEVKSRAADGETQAGGERTPRGSVKKHVSLFGEESASALSLGSSPPSAPAESPPAAPELGKAGVSVQERIKGWATESSEAKPEIRKKAIQARPLSADLTKLFSSAASSNEVTCEKCSEPSSELPREPREKQKEGHGVDGASVPRSPWKPATPREKSRQTEWKDSSDQVPGSGWSESVVGPLSPSASTPDDDRSFQTVWATVFEHHVEKHTVADLSGHCPAAMTPRDTADVLELRSRFLGSRSSFPQTTYLKKEWLENPDPKKSGRTAFSNGEPKQHHTSSVLGRYPVGDKCSNNPCLKLLESPPTSERVEPRYDIVHAVGERAHSEAIPTAPEEKAVTLRSSQSRLSLSQEVAPAVTPADPERRLEGQVGSVQRASLIWEARGTREVSGPKPEFHRELKDTSGGNCLSPRWTGGVTINWQKAAVGVSEERGSEPSPEATSARTIQAAIQEAQHQGIEGAGRKPGERGAPQGGPLEPPSRAKGEASDFRARPQADVLLQKGPLAVAGGQGGARPARVPEPEARMRKVSPSDQRMERWRRRTLPHDAKFDEFSLLAPEHSSKAEQRRTGHLTHTAGALGKLQLAHGWEEPQQGNPGVSQVLSAAKQGSFVEPKATFFAVTYQIPDTQKAKSIVKPRSENLMEHSRKIAPPPSPHLLTSTLVSLNHEELLETMGSKNQAPGREHDRASFPKTPRPASLGERILGPPSERISDDDALWVRRGPEDSVGFHSDWKDRGNKASPRGAPKTPPALKSHPKATHLLLRRKTEVVSETFPGKIKDGYRSSVLDIDALMAEYQRQPAAGPREAQELVGGPPTEPRGSNPERPGQQGEVDRRRRSLKEGPEIEGPRKQASFAETNPSPTPGSGKQLAETLEAATNTKVSPPLWALPHSAPPEKYPGASSGPAGPRKKGSGVTEDEKKAFISKHHSAKCPHSPAESKPTTSWEDLGSGATVPPRSSPTDQKKGLPRKSLGRGEEGSVTQWGNHPWDCGRSLLDVKRAHSEKGPPLKIREGLFIMQEARERRQEQPKGRPSLPRESSEAKDIKTGLCQQESGNRDSQKDCSTAWMYRCVHPFIC, from the exons ATGGTGACGCGGGTGGAGGTCGGCTCCATAAGTTCTCTGACAGGAGTGCCAGGCCTGGGCGAGCTCTCCAAGGAGGAAGCTCTGACTCGGACCTACTTCCGCCAGGCTGGCAGCGCCTCCGGGGCCCCCTCAGCGCTGCTCTTGGAAGGGAAAAGCCCCCTCAGGAGCCCAGTCCGCTTGCTCCCTCTGCCGAGACTCACCCCCAAGCCCTTCTCCAAGGAGAAGGCCGGGGACGTGGTCTCCTCGTGGCCCAGCCTGAGCAGGCCGTCTCCTACCGGGGGGCTCCCCCGGGGCGTGGCGGCAGAGGGGCTGGACGAGAAGATGCCTGGCTTGGTGGGGCAGGAGGCGGGGAGCGGGGACGGCCCGAGCAGCTCGTCTCTGTTCTCCAAGGCCGCGGTGCTGCGGCCTAACCCCAGCACCATGATACTCTTTGAAACCACCAAAGCCGGGCCTACCCTGGGGAAGGGGGTCGGCCGGGGGGCTCCGGAGGCCGACGCAGGCGTGTCTCAGGGGTCCCCTTCTGCCTCCCGGCCTGAGGTGGCCACCAAGCCCGCCTTGCCAGCCCGAAAGCCTGCGGGGACTCTTCCCCGACCGGCCTCCGTGTCTCAGGTCACCAGGCCGGCGGCCACCCAAGAGGAGACAGGCCTAAAGGAGCCTCTGTCAAAGGCCAGCAGCGTGGAGGACGCGGGTAGCCCTGCTCTGGAGCCCAGGCCTCGACTGAAGAGAAGGCCCGTGTCGGCCATTTTCATCGAGTCCATTCAGCCTCAGAAGCCAGCAGGCCCTGGCGGGGCAGCCGTGGTGGGGaaggcgccccccacccctcctgagAAGACGTGGGTGAGGAGGCCTCGGCCTCTGTCCGTGGACCTCACGGCCAGGTTCGAGAGTAGAGAGGCCTTGGCGAGGAAGGTGGAGGCCATAGCAGGATCCACGGCCCAGTGGCGGGGTCCCGAGAGGCCTGACCTGGACCCCAAAGTAGATGGGGAGCGTCTGGTCAAAGCAGAGGCTCCCCTTCACGACCCAGATTCTGACTTCCTGCAGGTGGCCAGGAAGATCCAGGAACGGAAGGAGAGGCTGCTCTGCAAGCAGGCAGAGATGGGCCACCTCAGAACCATGGGGGGCTCGGCCAGGGTCACCCCCATCAGTGACCAGAATCTTGGGGAAGAGAAAGCCAAGCTGGATGGCGAGCCGGAGAAGGCACCCAGGGCCCCCCAGTCCCCTTCGCCCAGGCCTGGAAAAGGCCAAGAAATCGCTGAGGTCAAGAGCAGAGCGGCTGATGGGGAAACGCAGGCAGGGGGAGAGCGGACCCCGAGGGGCAGCGTGAAGAAGCACGTCAGTCTCTTTGGTGAGGAGAGCGCCTCAGCCTTGTCATTGGGGTCTTCACCCCCGTCAGCCCCCGCTGAGTCCCCACCGGCTGCGCCGGAGCTGGGGAAAGCCGGCGTGAGCGTCCAGGAGCGGATCAAAGGCTGGGCCACCGAGAGCTCGGAAGCAAAGCCAGAGATCAGGAAGAAGGCGATCCAGGCACGGCCGCTGTCAGCGGATTTGACCAAACT GTTTTCAAGTGCAGCTTCAAGCAACGAAGTCACATGTGAGAAGTGTTCTGAGCCGAGCAGTGAGCTGCCTAGAGAACCCAGGGAAAAG cagAAGGAAGGGCATGGTGTGGACGGAGCATCTGTCCCAAGAAGCCCCTGGAAGCCTGCGACGCCCCGGGAGAAATCCAGGCAGACAGAGTGGAAAGACAGTTCTGACCAAGTCCCTGGCAGCGGTTGGAGCGAAAGTGTGGTGGGGCCTCTGAGCCCTTCCGCCAGCACCCCGGATGATGACAGAAGCTTCCAGACCGTGTGGGCCACAGTGTTCGAACATCACGTGGAGAAGCACACCGTGGCTGACCTATCAGGACACTGTCCCGCAGCCATGACCCCCAGGGACACGGCCGATGTCTTGGAGCTCAGATCCAGGTTCCTTGGGTCGAGAAGCTCTTTCCCGCAAACCACATACCTGAAGAAAGAGTGGTTGGAAAATCCCGACCCAAAGAAATCTGGGCGGACCGCCTTCTCCAACGGTGAGCCCAAACAGCATCATACGTCTTCCGTCCTGGGAAGATACCCTGTGGGCGACAAGTGCAGTAATAACCCCTGCCTCAAGCTCTTGGAAAGCCCTCCCACATCCGAGAGGGTCGAGCCCAGGTATGACATCGTGCACGCGGTCGGGGAGCGTGCGCACAGCGAGGCCATCCCCACGGCGCCCGAGGAGAAGGCTGTGACGCTCCGGAGCAGCCAGTCTCGGCTCTCACTGTCCCAGGAGGTGGCCCCTGCCGTGACCCCTGCTGACCCCGAGCGCAGGCTGGAAGGCCAGGTGGGGTCCGTCCAAAGGGCCAGTCTGATCTGGGAAGCTCGAGGGACGCGTGAGGTCAGCGGGCCAAAGCCTGAGTTCCACCGAGAGCTAAAGGACACGTCTGGAGGCAATTGTCTGTCACCCAGATGGACAGGTGGGGTGACTATCAACTGGCAGAAAGCCGCTGTGGGGGTCAGTGAAGAGAGAGGCTCGGAACCAAGCCCCGAGGCCACCTCTGCGAGGACCATCCAGGCTGCCATCCAGGAGGCCCAGCACCAGGGGATCGAAGGGGCCGGAAGAAAGCCAGGGGAAAGGGGTGCCCCCCAGGGGGGCCCTCTGGAGCCTCCTTCCAGGGCTAAGGGCGAGGCCTCTGACTTCCGAGCCCGGCCACAGGCAGACGTGCTACTGCAGAAGGGGCCCCTCGCCGTGGCTGGCGGCCAGGGTGGAGCGAGGCCGGCCCGGGTGCCGGAGCCCGAAGCCAGGATGCGGAAGGTGAGCCCCAGCGACCAGAGGATGGAGAGGTGGAGGCGGCGGACGTTACCCCATGACGCGAAGTTCGATGAATTCAGCTTACTGGCCCCAGAGCACTCTTCCAAGGCAGAGCAGAGACGGACGGGTCATTTGACCCACACCGCAGGTGCCTTAGGAAAACTCCAACTAGCCCACGGTTGGGAGGAGCCCCAGCAGGGGAACCCGGGCGTGTCACAGGTTCTTTCAGCAGCAAAGCAAGGGTCATTTGTGGAACCCAAGGCGACCTTTTTTGCAGTGACGTATCAGATTCCCGACACTCAAAAAGCAAAGAGCATTGTTAAGCCCAGGTCCGAAAACTTGATGGAACATTCTAGAAAAATAGCCCCACCTCCATCGCCTCATCTTTTAACATCTACCTTGGTTTCTCTGAACCATGAAGAGCTGCTGGAGACCATGGGCAGTAAAAACCAGGCTCCAGGCAGAGAGCATGACCGCGCAAGCTTTCCAAAGACTCCGAGGCCAGCGTCTCTTGGGGAGAGGATTCTGGGTCCTCCCAGCGAGAGAATCTCCGATGACGATGCTTTATGGGTTCGTCGGGGACCGGAAGACAGCGTTGGTTTTCACAGCGACTGGAAGGACCGTGGGAACAAGGCGTCCCCCCGTGGTGCTCCCAAAACACCTCCGGCTCTCAAAAGTCACCCGAAAGCCACCCATCTCCTGCTCAGAAGGAAGACGGAGGTGGTCAGCGAGACGTTCCCAGGTAAAATCAAGGATGGTTACAGGTCCAGTGTCCTCGACATTGACGCCCTGATGGCCGAGTACCAGAGACAGCCGGCCGCAGGCCCCAGGGAGGCTCAGGAGCTGGTGGGGGGACCGCCCACAGAGCCCAGAGGCTCGAATCCCGAGAGGCCTGGCCAGCAAGGCGAGGTGGATCGGAGACGGAGGAGCCTGAAGGAGGGCCCTGAAATTGAGGGGCCCCGGAAACAAGCCAGTTTTGCCGAAACAAACCCCAGTCCTACCCCCGGCTCGGGCAAGCAACTGGCAGAGACCCTGGAGGCAGCCACGAACACCAAGGTCAGCCCTCCTCTGTGGGCTCTGCCGCACTCAGCTCCTCCTGAGAAATATCCAGGGGCCTCTTCTGGCCCTGCAGGTCCCAGGAAAAAAGGCTCGGGGGTCACCGAGGATGAGAAAAAGGCCTTCATCAGTAAACATCACAGTGCAAAGTGCCCGCATTCCCCGGCTGAGTCAAAGCCCACCACCTCCTGGGAGGATCTGGGCAGCGGGGCCACCGTGCCACCCAGGTCCTCCCCCACTGACCAGAAGAAAGGGCTCCCAAGGAAATCCCtcgggaggggagaggagggcagtGTGACCCAATGGGGCAACCACCCATGGGACTGTGGAAGGTCACTGCTGGATGTCAAGAGGGCCCACTCGGAGAAAGGCCCCCCTCTCAAAATCCGAGAGGGCCTGTTCATCATGCAGGAAGCCAGAGAGAGGAGGCAAGAGCAGCCCAAAGGGAGGCCCAGCCTCCCTAGGGAGAGTTCAGAGGCCAAAGACATCAAGACGGGGCTCTGTCAGCAGGAGTCGGGGAATCGAGACAGTCAAAAG